One genomic segment of Oncorhynchus kisutch isolate 150728-3 linkage group LG15, Okis_V2, whole genome shotgun sequence includes these proteins:
- the LOC116353703 gene encoding zinc transporter 1-like: MACRLGLPHGSSLHRCMLVLTFLLLLCEIVVSRLCDSLITMVDVFHTLFILMHMALPLAQPTLGRGPPKPPPASPLSTSTSITSTPTQSPVKSPPYALTISCVSPIPSSSASCPSPPLSTPVLTTTSQFPSKPLTPTTTHCFSPDHSESNQLTSYPHPTLSVPANPFPRRLPPQASLCGLSYSEARVQPLGALISALLLAALCVSVSLDILSHTLQPHPIQRPLLATVMGVVSLLYNLLVLGLSWVKAEVQTKDSTGVGGENDLSNLTTSLDGAIQDGTLVLCNPGTSSVLNPDSDSQHPPQTSLLRTVAPQGPLSDHCHGAHTPPADSHTLPADFRTAETPNNFPNQEASGCHPKYPNSEVSKCVGHRDNQTDPTTVSALKLESPTRLRVQLPAFLPSLITLTQALLGSILALTNGLTLLLLGPDCLHGSGACGPFIYLDPGFSMVAVVVLLATALPQVCRYGWLLLQASPSQVCVSDLGRRIASVPGVQAVHDLHVWQLTESCLVASVHVHCHAGFQIHRCGDLMSGVTKVLQSVGVSCCTVQPEFLLSTPSANGNMDNNNTNRTIIHREIHPLPSHLACSLACGKGCVGRMCCAPLEEGSTEPLAPPAGETEEPHVLIIENAFI; the protein is encoded by the exons ATGGCTTGCAGGTTGGGGCTCCCCCACGGCAGTTCCCTGCACAGGTGCATGCTGGTCCTGACCTTCCTGCTCCTGCTGTGTGAGATTGTTGTCAGCCGCCTCTGTGACTCCCTAATCACCATGGTGGACGTCTTCCACACCCTCTTCATCCTCATGCACATGGCTCTTCCTCTTGCTCAACCCACCCTGGGCAGAGGCCCCCCAAAACCgccacctgcctcccctctctccacctctacctccatcacctccacCCCCACTCAGTCACCTGTCAAATCTCCCCCATATGCCTTAACCATCTCCTGTGTCTCCCCCATCCCTTCCAGCTCagcttcctgtccctctcctcccctctcaacCCCTGTCCTCACCACCACTTCCCAGTTTCCCTCCAAACCTCTCACCCCTACAACCACCCATTGTTTCTCCCCTGACCACTCTGAGTCCAACCAGCTAACCTCTTATCCCCATCCCACCCTGTCTGTTCCAGCCAACCCTTTTCCCCGACGCCTCCCCCCTCAGGCCTCCCTGTGTGGTCTGTCCTACAGCGAAGCGAGGGTCCAGCCCCTGGGGGCTCTGATCTCAGCTCTCCTGCTGGCTgccctgtgtgtctctgtctctctggataTCCTCAGCCACACCCTGCAGCCCCACCCTATACAGCGCCCTCTTTTGGCCACGGTGATGGGGGTTGTCAGCCTGCTCTACAACCTCCTGGTGCTGGGGCTCAGCTGGG TCAAGGCCGAGGTCCAGACCAAAGACAGCACTGGAGTGGGTGGAGAGAATGACCTCAGTAACCTCACTACATCTCTGGATGGTGCCATCCAAGATGGAACACTTGTACTCTGTAACCCTGGAACCTCCAGTGTCCTGAACCCTGACAGTGACTCTCAGCACCCACCCCAGACATCCCTACTCCGTACCGTGGCCCCTCAGGGTCCCCTTTCAGACCACTGCCATGGAGCACACACACCCCCtgcagactcacacacactccctgcagACTTCAGAACTGCAGAGACACCAAACAACTTCCCAAATCAAGAGGCCAGTGGCTGTCATCCAAAGTACCCCAACTCTGAGGTGTCTAAGTGTGTGGGACACAGAG ATAATCAGACAGACCCCACCACAGTCTCAGCCCTAAAGTTAGAAAGCCCCACAAGGCTCAGGGTTCAACTTCCCGCCTTTCTCCCATCTCTCATCACCCTCACCCAGGCACTGCTGGGCTCCATCCTGGCCCTCACCAACGGGCTTACCCTGCTACTCCTGGGCCCAGACTGCCTGCATGGCTCTGGGGCCTGTGGCCCCTTCATCTACCTGGACCCTGGCTTCTCCATGGTGGCTGTGGTGGTGCTGCTGGCCACCGCTCTGCCCCAGGTGTGCCGTTACGGTTGGCTGCTGCTCCAGGCCAGCCCatcccaggtgtgtgtgtctgatctgGGCCGGCGGATCGCCAGTGTGCCAGGGGTGCAGGCAGTGCACGATCTCCACGTGTGGCAGCTGACAGAGAGCTGCCTAGTGGCGTCTGTACATGTCCACTGCCACGCTGGGTTCCAGATACACAG GTGTGGTGATCTGATGTCGGGGGTCACCAAGGTGTTACAGAGTGTAGGTGTGAGCTGCTGTACTGTACAACCAGagttcctcctctccactccctcagcCAACGGCAACATGGATAACAACAACACCAACCGCACCATCATCCATAGGGAGATTCACCCACTGCCCTCACACCTGGCCTGCAGCCTGGCCTGTGGGAAGGGCTGTGTTGGGAGGATGTGCTGTGCTCCTCTGGAGGAAGGGTCTACAGAGCCACTGGCACCCCCTGCTGGGGAAACTGAGGAGCCTCACGTGCTGATCATAGAGAACGCCTTTATTTGA